The following is a genomic window from Paenibacillus thiaminolyticus.
TGCCTCAGTGGCACATTCAAGGAGAACGGTTCGTTGTAACAAGAGGGGATCGTATGGATCCGCCGCGCCACCAGATGAGCTGGGAAGAAGCTGCTGGAGCTGTCAAGCCGCTTCAAGGACACTCCAACAGGGACCAGAACGAATGGAGATTCTTAAGATTCTTAACATTCACTGATCGATTCGCTTAACTTTTCCTTTATCTGGTTGAAGAATCTAGGGACGGCCGCTATACTTTGGTCTGGAATGAAAGGGAGGAGTACGGATTGAGACAGAAATGGAAGGCGGCCATTTTGCTGCTTGCGGTGATTTCTATGCTGGGGGGCTGCTTCGCCGAGAAACCGGTGCTCGAAGAGCTGGGGCCAGATGGCAAAGGGAAAATCAAAGTGCTCTATTATGACGAAGAGAGCTTCTTTAAGGAATTTGGCAGCCCATTTAATTTGAGTTACCCCAATATTGAGTTGGAGGTGGTAAGCACCGCTCCAATTGGACGGGAAATGCAGGTCAACGGCACGACCTATGAGGAAGAATATATCAAGCATATCGAGAAGAACAAGCCGGATGTTCTGATTGTGAGCAGACGCGACCTGTTCGATAAGCTGGCGGAGGAAGGCAAGCTGTACAACTTGGAGGCGATTATCGAACAGGAGAAGTTCGATCTTGAAGGCTATTTGCCCGGGTTCGTCGATTTGCTGCGGGAACGCGGGGGCGGCTCGCTATACGGTCTGGCGCCGTACTTTTCGACCTCGGTCATTTTCTATAATGCCGATCTGTTCCGAGAGCATCACATTGAACTGCCGCGCAACAGGATGAGCTGGAAGGAGCTGCTCGAACTGGCGAGCCGGTTTGCGGAATACGGTTCCGAAGACGATCCGATCTACGGGTTGGTTAATCAGTACGGACGAGCCGACAGCATTTTTTTTGATGTAGCCGAGAGCTTGTCGTTGCGGCTGTTCGATGCGAAAGGGGAAAAAACCACGTTCAATACGGACGGTTGGAAGGAAGCGATGGAGCTGACAGCCAACGCGATTCGCGGCAAAGCGGTTTTTTCGACGTTGTTGGAACCGCGATTCCGATATGGTGAGGTTGATGTTAATCAGAGCGAGAATTTCTTCCAAGGCAAGGTCGCGATGGTGCTCGGAACGCCCTGGTTCATGCACGAGCTTACGGAGTATCCGAAATATGATAAAGAAGCAAGCCCAATCGATTGGGGCATCGTGACCGCCCCTGTCGATCCAGGGAATCCGGATCAATCACAGTATGTGTCTCTTCGCGACGAATTCGCTATCCTGGCCGATTCCCCGAACAAGCGGGCTGCTTGGGAATTCGTGAAGTATGTGAACGGTCCGGAGAGGGCGAAGGCCGCTTCCCGTTCCTTGAGGGACTTGCGGGACGAGCTGCCGACAAGAGGGGAGTACATGAAAGAACTGGACGGCAAGAGCCTGGAGCCTTACTTTATGCTGAGACCGAAGGCATCGAGCGGAACGGTATGGGGCGGACCGAACGTGAAGATCCCGCCGGGCTTCTACTGGAACTTCACGAATCTGATTAAGCAGGAGCTGAGAGACATGATCGAGAACAATAAACCGGCCGAAGCCGCCGTGGCCAGGATCGACGAAGAAGGCAACGCTATCCTCAAGCAAGAACGAGAGAGAGAGAAGGCGGAGGCAGAGGAGATGCGGAGGAAGGCGCTAGAGAATGCCGCGAAGAAGTAAGAGATGGAGAAGCTTGATCGGAGGCCGCTGACTTAAGTCGGCGGTCTTTTTTTCGGCAGACAAGGACCCTTAAGAGAGCGGAAAGGAGTGGAGATTCTTAATATTCTTAACATTCACGTTGTGATTCGCTTAAGATTTCCTTTATCTGGTTGAATGGTCTGGGAGCGGCCGATATACTTGCTCTGGAATGAAAGGGAGGAGAAGGAATTGAGACAGAAATGGAAGGCAGCCATTCTGCTGCTAACGGTAATCTCTTTGCTAGGAGGCTGTTTTGCGGAGAAGCCGGTGCTCGAAGAGCTGGAACCGGAGCGCAAGGTGAAAATTAAAGTCATGTACCACAACGATGAAAGCTTTTATAGGGATTATGGCAATGGCTTTGATGCGATCTTTAATGACAAATATCCCAACCTTGAGTTCGAATTCATCAGCCTCATTGAAATGTACCCGGATATTGAGAAGAATGGGACGAGCTTTGAGGAAGAGTATCTCAAGCTGATTGAGAAGAACAAACCGGATATCCTGTTTTTCACCAAAACCGACCTGTTCGAGAAGATGGCGCAGGAAGGCAAGCTGTACAATCTGGACCCGATCATCGCACAGGAGAATTTCGATGTTGACAGTTACATGCCCGGACTTATCGATATGATGCGGCATTATGGGGACGGCTCGCTATACGGCTTGGCTCCGTCCTTTTATACGAACAACCTTTACTATAACGCCGAGCTGTTCCGGGAATATCAGATTGAACCGCCGCGCAATCAGATGAGCTGGCAAGAGGTGCTGGAGTTATCGCAACGCTTCGCCGGCCTGGGTTCCAAGGATAAGCCGATTTATGGCTTGACGGAGGATTTCGGCCGGGTGGAAGAGCTTCTGTTCGGGATAGCGGCGACCTCGTCGCTGCGCGCGCTGGACGCGAAGGGAGAGAAGCTGGCATTTAACACGGAGGGCTGGAAGGAAGCGATGGAATTGGTAGCCGATGCGGTTCGCAGCAGAGCAGTATTTGCGTATCCATTGGAAGAAGACGTGAGATATTTGCAGACTGAGCCGTTTCTCAGGGGTGAAGTCGCGATGGTGCTCGGGTCAGGCATGTTCCTGAATCAAATGTTGGAAGGTCCGATGCAGGATGATGGGAAGGAGATGGAGTGGAACATGGTCACGGTTCCCGTCGATCCGGCATCACCGGACGAATCGCCATTCGTAGAGTTGAACGGAATCTATGCAATCGCAGCCGATTCCGCGAACAAGCGGGCCGCGTGGGAATTCATGAAGTACGTGAA
Proteins encoded in this region:
- a CDS encoding ABC transporter substrate-binding protein, translating into MRQKWKAAILLLAVISMLGGCFAEKPVLEELGPDGKGKIKVLYYDEESFFKEFGSPFNLSYPNIELEVVSTAPIGREMQVNGTTYEEEYIKHIEKNKPDVLIVSRRDLFDKLAEEGKLYNLEAIIEQEKFDLEGYLPGFVDLLRERGGGSLYGLAPYFSTSVIFYNADLFREHHIELPRNRMSWKELLELASRFAEYGSEDDPIYGLVNQYGRADSIFFDVAESLSLRLFDAKGEKTTFNTDGWKEAMELTANAIRGKAVFSTLLEPRFRYGEVDVNQSENFFQGKVAMVLGTPWFMHELTEYPKYDKEASPIDWGIVTAPVDPGNPDQSQYVSLRDEFAILADSPNKRAAWEFVKYVNGPERAKAASRSLRDLRDELPTRGEYMKELDGKSLEPYFMLRPKASSGTVWGGPNVKIPPGFYWNFTNLIKQELRDMIENNKPAEAAVARIDEEGNAILKQEREREKAEAEEMRRKALENAAKK
- a CDS encoding ABC transporter substrate-binding protein gives rise to the protein MRQKWKAAILLLTVISLLGGCFAEKPVLEELEPERKVKIKVMYHNDESFYRDYGNGFDAIFNDKYPNLEFEFISLIEMYPDIEKNGTSFEEEYLKLIEKNKPDILFFTKTDLFEKMAQEGKLYNLDPIIAQENFDVDSYMPGLIDMMRHYGDGSLYGLAPSFYTNNLYYNAELFREYQIEPPRNQMSWQEVLELSQRFAGLGSKDKPIYGLTEDFGRVEELLFGIAATSSLRALDAKGEKLAFNTEGWKEAMELVADAVRSRAVFAYPLEEDVRYLQTEPFLRGEVAMVLGSGMFLNQMLEGPMQDDGKEMEWNMVTVPVDPASPDESPFVELNGIYAIAADSANKRAAWEFMKYVNSPEMAKALSRSPHAGLQTRSGFTKEIAGKSTESFYLLRPKAGGGSIWGGSNVNRPDEFTFGFPNLVEKQLYEMIENGKSAEAAAAAIESEGNALLEQARAAQKAKAKAGKK